Proteins encoded in a region of the Trypanosoma brucei gambiense DAL972 chromosome 11, complete sequence genome:
- a CDS encoding protein kinase, putative, which translates to MFNVSPASRDRVRSESQRTPRPRSSLSMPRELSYTPAISSIPSSLHTPFIQKCYVQGDNSTEGQQQQQQPPDHMTVVFESDNMQLTTTSLLGKGGFGRVYVAQSSGGELCALKVSSKQMTDGDWERLRKEVALMSHFSQHPNVVKLIAAGRDRNFAYVAMECCASRSLHDIINKHGLEVPEILWVGYALIDTIAFLHAKGCIHRDLKPQNLLFDFDGNLKISDFGLSSNVTESEPRKTVAGTAMYMAPEIAGAVYKRMTNDNSSSSLRYGQEVDTWSIGVVLYVMLTRMNPYAQALENEGAHEMNKTQKTLTLFSAVAGAAWHWPAGWRGDKELSDVVNQILHRNPDQRATLQDILQHPVWDRRPLSCPLTLLQKLNLVERRPFTRTGAVGRSCSRAPEGMQPQYATKTAEAVLLEGLNQVIQVEESTRTQLVLESNEVINLIFGTLKLHASEANGRRFIVIDEKGCRKNIEDMLLTTRPVRCRSHELVSTAVCTKQPKRGTRVGSSLRPQRESSVLLAGPLAFGQTQDAGEIVRATSDRYAVVYSGRETSTRWSLRNVISLPRELNAAIEDVTCINKHQMKKLIKIPLGYVGFDCNVCDSAIDDISIEKPVFRCHKCDYDLCMNCAYQGKIKDVNFVCVSCMKKFASSSKLEAHSAKCRGPSMSPSVRCSSRRNTMLWEQLENEGGSLLDIRLPTETKPRRSARTSCRTSGGRESSGGRISIGDSYVPGPEDLGTMVVAHRDANFPEMPKFSTQSDSKASSPFGEKEGADKNYKQSFSFELPPQVRLSKHRREKGAEPRSSEELREIVDELTPTPKRVRTEARQNSCEPYAPQVNDAGLVVGIAARSRVEREGSLRGEQQSRNVVVIRADNAAKPQDLRKQSQVPRSASSSQPGSRMESQAIDTLLKPAPKNVAVREYRSASGQRDPLVPRTSLPSAQTGEIFGAPPLPRIVTSGRSSVPRSMSYTLPSAAGVARRQTSQPLVNLLGGVPVGAYGGGSFNPGERNASISNTNRTVGPGQGGTAYLALPRDKQNRDRFVDDFLSGAWVRVYSFIGSEVVVMYYSVQPGRYGALFPTEEGAATAVLDIHSKLVLYVPRMDKDTVTRTQCHPNVLSFFQDEIRILPATSAEKTLGDVLRGIMGFVSELTKCRGEGEKYAAAQSAYIHQREKGAVPAGTKFAYVRKAFPDPAGSFVLFRLSNLRSQVVFNNALLDIRWQSDKNHNVGQKYYVRPNGEAGPFTAEHSGILNHVNLVMRNVYRK; encoded by the coding sequence ATGTTCAATGTCTCACCAGCGAGTCGTGACCGCGTGCGTTCTGAGAGTCAGCGCACCCCGCGCCCCCGCAGCTCACTCTCCATGCCACGTGAATTGTCCTACACACCCGCCATATCTTCCATTCCTTCAAGCCTGCACACACCGTTTATTCAAAAGTGCTACGTTCAGGGGGACAATTCCACTGAGggtcagcagcagcagcagcaaccgccTGATCACATGACTGTCGTATTTGAAAGTGATAACATGCAACTGACAACAACAAGTTTGCTCGGGAAAGGTGGGTTTGGTCGAGTGTACGTGGCCCAGTCAAGTGGCGGGGAGCTGTGCGCCTTGAAAGTATCGTCGAAACAAATGACGGATGGTGACTGGGAGCGGTTGCGCAAAGAGGTGGCGCTTATGAGTCACTTCTCGCAGCACCCCAACGTGGTGAAGCTAATTGCTGCCGGTCGAGATAGGAATTTCGCGTATGTGGCGATGGAGTGCTGTGCGAGTCGGTCGCTGCATGACATTATTAACAAACATGGTCTCGAAGTGCCAGAAATTTTGTGGGTCGGCTATGCACTCATTGATACAATCGCCTTTCTGCACGCCAAGGGTTGCATACACCGGGACCTAAAGCCACAGAACCTTTTGTTTGACTTCGATGGAAACCTGAAGATAAGTGATTTTGGACTTTCAAGCAACGTTACCGAATCTGAACCACGGAAGACGGTTGCCGGGACGGCAATGTATATGGCACCCGAAATTGCTGGCGCAGTGTATAAACGCATGACCAACGATAACAGCTCTAGTTCGCTGCGCTACGGTCAGGAGGTCGACACATGGAGCATTGGTGTGGTGTTGTACGTCATGTTGACGCGCATGAACCCGTACGCGCAGGCGCTTGAAAATGAAGGTGCACACGAGATGAACAAGACGCAGAAGACACTCACCTTATTTAGTGCGGTTGCGGGGGCCGCTTGGCACTGGCCAGCGGGTTGGAGAGGCGACAAGGAACTAAGTGATGTTGTCAATCAAATACTGCATCGGAATCCAGATCAGCGAGCCACGCTACAAGATATACTGCAGCACCCTGTTTGGGACCGACGGCCGCTTTCGTGTCCGCTCACGCTGCTGCAAAAACTGAATTTAGTTGAGCGACGACCGTTTACCCGAACCGGAGCGGTAGGCCGCTCATGCAGCCGTGCCCCTGAAGGTATGCAGCCCCAATATGCCACCAAAACGGCAGAAGCTGTGCTCCTAGAGGGGCTAAACCAAGTGATTCAAGTCGAAGAGAGCACTCGTACTCAACTCGTCCTTGAAAGCAATGAGGTGATAAATCTCATATTCGGAACCCTGAAGCTGCATGCCTCAGAGGCTAACGGAAGGCGGTTTATTGTGATAGATGAGAAAGGTTGCCGCAAGAACATCGAAGACATGTTGCTGACCACTCGCCCGGTGCGTTGTCGCAGCCATGAGTTAGTGTCGACAGCGGTGTGTACAAAACAGCCCAAACGTGGAACAAGGGTCGGTTCCTCATTAAGGCCGCAAAGGGAATCCAGTGTTTTGTTGGCGGGTCCATTAGCTTTCGGTCAGACTCAAGATGCTGGAGAGATTGTCCGCGCAACGTCTGACAGGTACGCTGTGGTGTACAGTGGACGTGAAACCTCCACACGGTGGTCTCTCCGCAATGTCATCTCACTCCCTCGAGAACTTAACGCTGCAATTGAGGATGTTACGTGCATTAACAAACACCAAATGAAGAAACTTATCAAAATACCCTTGGGTTATGTCGGGTTTGATTGCAACGTATGCGATAGTGCGATTGATGATATTAGTATCGAGAAACCAGTTTTTCGATGTCATAAGTGCGACTACGACCTCTGCATGAATTGTGCTTACcagggaaaaataaaggacgttaactttgtttgtgtttcatgCATGAAAAAGTTTGCGTCCTCTTCAAAGCTCGAAGCACATTCAGCTAAGTGCCGTGGCCCAAGCATGAGCCCCTCGGTACGCTGCTCTTCCCGTCGAAACACGATGCTTTGGGAGCAATTGGAAAACGAGGGTGGAAGTTTGCTGGATATCCGGTTGCCTACCGAAACTAAACCGCGACGTAGTGCCCGTACATCTTGCCGTACCTCCGGTGGTCGAGAGTCGTCGGGTGGTCGCATTAGTATTGGTGACAGCTATGTACCAGGACCGGAGGACTTAGGCACAATGGTAGTAGCGCACCGTGACGCCAATTTCCCTGAAATGCCAAAATTCTCCACTCAGAGCGATAGCAAGGCAAGCTCCCCTTTCGGTGAGAAGGAGGGCGCTGATAAAAATTATAAGCAGAGTTTCTCCTTTGAACTTCCCCCTCAGGTTCGGCTCTCTAAACATCGTAGGGAAAAGGGAGCGGAACCACGGAGTTCGGAAGAATTGCGCGAGATTGTAGATGAGCTTACGCCAACACCTAAAAGGGTGCGTACAGAAGCACGGCAGAATTCTTGTGAGCCATATGCTCCCCAAGTGAATGACGCAGGCTTGGTTGTCGGCATTGCTGCGCGGTCTCGTGttgaaagggagggaagtcTGCGTGGGGAACAGCAGTCCCGTAACGTCGTAGTAATCCGTGCAGACAACGCGGCGAAACCACAAGACCTGCGAAAGCAGTCTCAGGTTCCTCGAAGCGCTTCGTCAAGTCAACCTGGTAGTAGGATGGAGTCGCAAGCCATCGATACTCTCTTGAAGCCGGCCCCTAAGAATGTGGCAGTACGAGAGTATCGGTCCGCGTCCGGCCAGCGCGATCCACTGGTGCCGAGAACGTCACTGCCTTCAGCTCAGACTGGAGAAATTTTCGGTGCACCGCCTCTCCCACGAATCGTCACCTCCGGGAGGTCTAGCGTACCACGTTCAATGTCGTACACATTGCCATctgctgctggtgttgcGCGACGCCAGACATCCCAGCCTTTAGTGAACTTACTTGGAGGGGTCCCCGTCGGGGCGTATGGGGGCGGATCTTTCAACCCCGGCGAGCGCAATGCTTCCAtcagcaacaccaacagaACTGTTGGACCGGGGCAAGGTGGGACGGCGTACCTGGCCCTTCCTCGGGACAAGCAAAACCGGGATCGCTTTGTTGATGACTTCCTAAGCGGGGCGTGGGTAAGGGTTTACTCTTTCATTGGTTCTGAAGTTGTTGTGATGTATTATTCTGTGCAACCCGGTAGGTACGGTGCCCTCTTCCCCACAGAGGAGGGAGCAGCTACGGCAGTTCTGGACATACACTCTAAGTTGGTGCTATACGTGCCGCGTATGGATAAGGATACCGTTACTCGGACCCAGTGCCATCCGAATGTTCTAAGTTTCTTTCAAGACGAAATACGCATTCTACCCGCTACAAGTGCAGAGAAAACCCTCGGTGATGTGCTTCGTGGCATAATGGGTTTCGTTAGTGAACTTACGAAATGTCgtggggagggagaaaagtaTGCAGCAGCGCAGTCTGCATACATTCACCAACGTGAGAAGGGTGCGGTCCCCGCGGGCACAAAGTTCGCGTATGTGAGAAAGGCGTTCCCAGATCCAGCAGGCTCTTTCGTGTTGTTCCGTTTGTCCAACCTGCGGTCGCAGGTAGTTTTTAACAACGCACTCCTAGACATCCGTTGGCAAAGCGACAAGAACCATAATGTTGGGCAAAAGTACTACGTGCGGCCCAACGGCGAGGCCGGACCATTTACTGCGGAGCACTCAGGTATCCTCAATCACGTAAATTTGGTGATGCGCAACGTCTACCGGAAATGA
- a CDS encoding ubiquinone biosynthesis methyltransferase,putative — protein MLRRSGCFLNMGLGDEYVKKVFNSVSSKYDMMNDVLSLGIHRLWKREFVRDYVRPCPGGSYVDVAGGTGDIAFRIIDEVRQLERGLPGLTPPDFRGVGVTVVDINEQMVHEGEARAAREGYDGLEWIVASGEELPLDDMQFDGYTVSFGLRNFSDRPKALREAHRVLKVGGVLSVLEFSKVTCSLLRVPYDVWSYGFIPQAGRILANEESYRYLVDSIRAFPDQETLAEMIREAGFGYVRYDNLSGGIACVHTAVKTEAVPMHKPKSEVENAMAQQERVVEDSKVGAA, from the coding sequence ATGCTCCGTCGCAGTGGTTGCTTCCTCAACATGGGGCTGGGGGACGAGTACGTGAAAAAGGTGTTCAACAGCGTGTCCAGCAAGTATGATATGATGAACGATGTTCTTTCGCTTGGCATACACCGCCTGTGGAAGCGCGAATTTGTCCGTGACTACGTACGACCGTGCCCTGGTGGATCGTACGTTGACGTCGCTGGAGGTACTGGCGATATTGCCTTTCGCATAATTGATGAAGTGCGCCAGTTGGAACGGGGACTTCCAGGCCTTACACCTCCCGACTTTCGAGGAGTTGGCGTGACGGTTGTGGACATAAATGAACAGATGGTTCACGAGGGAGAGGCCCGGGCAGCGCGGGAAGGATATGATGGTTTGGAGTGGATTGTCGCCAGCGGGGAGGAGCTTCCGTTGGATGACATGCAGTTCGATGGCTATACGGTATCGTTTGGCCTGCGGAATTTCAGTGACAGGCCGAAAGCCCTTCGAGAAGCGCATCGAGTGCTGAAAGTGGGTGGTGTACTGAGCGTGCTGGAGTTTAGCAAAGTCACGTGCTCGCTGCTGCGCGTGCCTTACGACGTGTGGTCTTACGGTTTCATTCCACAAGCCGGACGGATTTTGGCAAATGAGGAAAGCTATAGGTACCTTGTGGATAGCATTAGAGCCTTTCCCGATCAGGAGACCCTAGCAGAGATGATTCGGGAGGCGGGATTCGGTTACGTGAGGTATGATAATCTCTCTGGCGGAATCGCATGTGTACACACCGCAGTAAAAACGGAGGCTGTTCCAATGCATAAACCTAAGTCAGAAGTAGAAAACGCTATGGCGCAACAGGAGCGAGTGGTAGAAGACAGTAAAGTGGGGGCTGCATAG